Within the Candidatus Babeliaceae bacterium genome, the region TATATCAATTTCAAAGCCAACGGCATGCAAGACCGTTTTTAATGAAGCAAAGCGCGGGTTGCCTTTTTTAGAAAGCATTCGGTAAAGATTTTGTTTGTTTAAATGGGTCTCTTTTGATAAATCAGTGATGTTGCCTCCACGGGCCTCTAAGACATCACGCAGGGCCAATAAAAAAA harbors:
- a CDS encoding addiction module antidote protein, encoding MTRKKVTYRDFQEFLLENLQDPQEAAAYLKAALTDEDERVFLLALRDVLEARGGNITDLSKETHLNKQNLYRMLSKKGNPRFASLKTVLHAVGFEIDINPIKK